Proteins encoded together in one Styela clava chromosome 12, kaStyClav1.hap1.2, whole genome shotgun sequence window:
- the LOC120330101 gene encoding transmembrane emp24 domain-containing protein eca-like, whose translation MKLLLISLLCVCHVNCMFYLLGEKETRCIFDELSEGATTTFRYNSSISSGDPIGLIVRVHDPDGKLMLKREYGSGSTVTFTAHKSGEHAICTSTNSTKWAMYATGQIKVSFTVDTDQPKSSQERKIRKDDDDDDGDDDDENDEDDDEITNGGNKLISLQKRIRAVMESVEFITQTQNLYRRAEMKFRDRAETINSRVLIWACVQLAVLLSTGWYQMRSLKAFFIAKKLV comes from the exons ATGAAACTTTTGTTAATAAGTTTACTGTGCGTCTGTCACGTTAATTGTATGTTTTACCTACTTGGCGAAAAAGAAACGAGATGCATTTTTGATGAGTTGTCCGAAGGAGCTACGACAACATTCCGTTACAACTCTTCGATATCATCTGGTGATCCAATTGGTCTAATTGTGCGAGTACACGATCCAGACGGAAAACTAATGCTAAAAAGAGAATATGGCAGCGGATCAACTGTTACTTTCACAGCTCATAAAAGTGGTGAGCACGCAATATGCACGAGCACAAATTCAACGAAGTGGGCGATGTATGCTACAG GCCAAATAAAAGTATCATTTACGGTTGACACTGATCAGCCAAAAAGTTCACAAGAGAGGAAAATCCGCAAAGATGATGACGACGACGATGGTGATGATGATGATGAGAATGACGAAGACGATGATGAAATTACGAACGGTGGTAACAAGCTGATTTCTTTGCAAAAGAGAATACGGGCTGTTATGGAGTCAGTTGAATTTATCACccaaactcaaaatttatacAGGAGAGCGGAAATGAAATTTCGAGATAGAGCGGAAACTATAAATAGTAGAGTATTAATTTGGGCGTGCGTCCAACTAGCAGTATTACTATCAACTGGATGGTATCAGATGCGTTCTTTAAAAGCTTTTTTCATAGCTAAAAAGCTGGTATAA
- the LOC120329556 gene encoding glutathione S-transferase 3, mitochondrial-like, whose product MKNVLPREYGYVALTGTAAWALMMWMSVINVNKARKTYNVPFPKMYSDENQIFNCIQRAHQNTVEQLPQFLFLLGLGGVQHPKFASACGMLWVLGRIAYAKGYYTGNPANRTRGRFGHFGMLGLVGSTVSFALHQLEILD is encoded by the exons ATGAAGAACGTTTTGCCCAGAGAATATGGATATGTGGCGCTGACTGGAACAGCAGCATGGGCGTTAATGATGTGGATGAGTGTTATTAATGTGAACAAAGCCAGGAAGACATATAATGTGCCg TTCCCAAAAATGTACAGTGATGAAAATCAGATATTCAATTGCATCCAACGTGCTCACCAGAATACCGTAGAGCAACTGCCACAATTCTTATTTCTGCTTGGTCTTGGTGGAGTACAACATCCG AAATTCGCATCTGCATGTGGAATGCTTTGGGTACTGGGGCGCATTGCTTATGCAAAAGGATACTATACGGGCAATCCAGCTAACAGGACAAGGGGAAGATTTGGACATTTTGGAATGCTGGGACTGGTCGGTTCTACAGTATCATTTGCTCTTCATCAGCTAGAAATTTTAGATTGA